In Diorhabda carinulata isolate Delta chromosome 6, icDioCari1.1, whole genome shotgun sequence, a single genomic region encodes these proteins:
- the LOC130896065 gene encoding dual 3',5'-cyclic-AMP and -GMP phosphodiesterase 11 isoform X10 — protein MRKNSRLEPETMSKLALPLGKASPPVQWGPRRIVGLQLRNSGEDTRMPIDGTTTGSDSANRLPKHNHGNYGHSYDPEYAHMESWLDEHPDFVNDYFLRKATRQIVEQWQVSHATPTSSSVELSSPSHNNQSRASSGATTPVRKISAHEFERSGLLKPMINTIDGQPTFLTSENQTPAATGSPTLGRRQRRSRHELRQMDEKDLIFELVKDICNELEIRSLCHKILQNVCMLLNADRGSLFLVEGDKYSGCPVAPGHYRDRCLVSKLFDVCSKSTLVEIEKKEEIKIPLGTGIVGYVAESGEPVNIPDAYQDERFNHEVDSRTGYRTKSLLCMPIKDTNGDVIGVAQVINKVGDQPFTKTDEEIFSKYLQFCGIGLRNAHLYEKSQLEIKRNQVLLDLARMIFQEQSTLEHVVYRILLHAQSLIQCQRVQILLTHQDSCASFSRVFDFEENDVNIIESGESRNSPLEGRFPINLGITGHVATTGETVNLTNVYDDSRFDPEADQGTNFKHKTVLCMPIKNSKNKIIGVIQLINKFNDLPFTQNDENFVEAFAIFCGMGIHNTRMYEEATTAVAKQKVILDVLSYHATASVEEAQRLRDLRVPSNVKFGLLDFAFDDIRLSDDDTLTACLRMFLDLSLVETFHIDFDVLCRWLLSVKKNYRDVTYHNWRHAFNVGQMMYSILHATRWWEYLGSIECLALMIACLCHDLDHRGTNNSFQMKIHSPIAQLYSTSTMEHHHFDQCLMILNSLQLLSNLTPEQHSRVIRVLEEAILATDLAIYFKKRVDFFKIASEGLNWKREEHKESVRGMLMTVCDLAAITKPWEVEKRIAELVSAEFFEQGDLERETLNVTPMDIMDRTKAEKLPIMQINFIDSICLPIYEAFADLSENLQPLLDGVKQNRDHWLEEAQRAHLVPDQEETEEKDDNDNVSKPSSPDQKQSPCENNCQEITNR, from the exons gCTTACAACTACGTAACAGTGGGGAGGATACGCGAATGCCGATAGATGGAACCACAACGGGTTCGGATTCTGCCAATAGGCTTCCGAAACATAACCACGGCAATTATGGACATTCGTATGATCCAGAATATGCTCACATGGAATCGTGGTTGGACGAACATCCCGATTTCGTCAATGATTATTTCCTGAG AAAAGCTACTCGTCAAATAGTGGAACAATGGCAAGTCTCTCACGCGACTCCTACGTCGTCTAGCGTCGAACTTTCATCGCCTTCGCATAACAACCAATCGCGCGCGAGTTCCGGCGCTACGACACCAGTACGCAAAATATCTGCGCACGAATTCGAACGCAGCGGTTTATTAAAACCGATGATTAACACCATAGATGGACAACCGACGTTTCTGACCAGCGAGAACCAAACACCGGCAGCGACTGGTAGTCCCACGCTCGGTAGAAGACAGAGGAGGTCTAGGCATGAACTTAGGCAGATGGACGAGAAAGATCTCATTTTTGAGTTG GTCAAAGATATCTGTAATGAATTGGAGATTCGATCGTTATGTCACAAAATCCTCCAGAACGTGTGTATGCTGCTTAACGCCGATCGCGGTTCGCTGTTTTTGGTGGAAGGCGATAAATATAGCGGTTGTCCCGTCGCTCCAGGTCACTATAGGGATCGTTGTTTGGTGTCAAAATTATTCGACGTTTGTTCGAAAAGTACCTTAGtggaaattgagaaaaaagaaGAGATCAAGATTCCTCTGGGAACTGGTATTGTGGGATACGTAGCCGAGAGTGGGGAACCCGTCAATATACCAGATGCTTATCAG GACGAACGTTTTAATCATGAGGTAGATAGTAGGACGGGCTACAGGACGAAATCCTTATTATGCATGCCCATCAAAGACACCAACGGTGACGTCATTGGTGTAGCGCAG GTTATAAACAAAGTTGGTGATCAACCATTCACGAAAACCGACgaagaaatattttccaaatacctACAGTTCTGCGGTATCGGCCTCCGAAACGCGCACCTCTACGAAAAATCCCAGTTAGAAATAAAAAGGAATCAAGTCCTTTTAGATTTGGCCAGGATGATATTCCAAGAACAGTCTACGTTGGAGCACGTGGTTTATAGAATTTTACTGCACGCACAAAGTCTTATTCAATGCCAAAGAGTACAG attCTTTTAACGCATCAAGATTCATGCGCTAGTTTCTCGAgagtttttgattttgaagaaaacgATGTTAATATTATCGAATCTGGAGAGAGTAGAAATAG TCCATTGGAAGGGAGATTTCCAATTAATTTGGGAATAACCGGACACGTAGCTACTACGGGGGAG aCTGTGAATCTAACGAACGTGTACGACGATTCACGATTCGATCCCGAAGCGGACCAAGGTACAAACTTTAAACACAAGACGGTTTTGTGTATGCCGATAAAGaacagcaaaaataaaataatcggCGTTAtacaattgataaataaattcaacGATCTTCCTTTTACGCAAAACGACGAAAATTTCGTGGAGGCGTTCGCCATCTTCTGCGGCATGGGTATACACAACACGAGGATGTACGAGGAGGCTACTACGGCCGTTGCTAAACAGAAAGTTATTTTGGACGTGCTGTCCTATCATGCGACCGCCAGTGTTGAGGAAGCCCAAAGATTAAGG GATTTGAGGGTACCGTCAAACGTAAAGTTTGGGCTTCTCGATTTCGCTTTTGATGACATCCGTTTAAGTGATGACGATACTCTAACC gCTTGTTTAAGAATGTTCCTTGAtctcagtctcgtcgaaacgttCCACATAGATTTCGACGTATTATGTAGATGGTTATTATCGgttaagaaaaattatagaGACGTGACTTATCACAATTGGCGACACGCTTTCAACGTGGGTCAAATGATGTATTCAATATTACAC GCTACTAGATGGTGGGAGTACCTCGGATCGATTGAATGTCTCGCTCTTATGATCGCTTGTCTTTGTCACGATCTGGACCATAGGGGAACCAACAATTCTTTTCAGATGAA aattcATTCGCCGATAGCGCAACTTTATTCCACTTCTACTATGGAACATCACCACTTCGATCAGTGTTTGATGATATTGAATTCACTTCAGCTTCTGTCGAATCTTACGCCGGAGCAACATTCGAGGGTGATCAGGGTATTAGAAGAAGCCATTTTAGCTACGGATTTGGCGATATATTTTAA GAAACGtgtcgattttttcaaaatagccaGTGAGGGTTTGAATTGGAAACGGGAGGAGCACAAAGAATCTGTTAGGGGTATGTTAATGACAGTCTGTGATTTAGCGGCCATAACGAAACCGTGGGAAGTAGAAAAACGAATAGCAGAATTAGTTAGTGCAGAATTTTTCGAACAGGGCGATTTGGAAAGGGAAACGTTGAATGTTACACCAATG GATATAATGGATAGGACCAAAGCTGAAAAACTACCTATTATGCAGATCAACTTTATCGACTCGATTTGCCTACCTATATACGAG GCTTTTGCGGATCTTTCTGAAAATTTGCAACCGCTCCTCGATGGGGTTAAACAAAACCGCGATCATTGGTTAGAAGAGGCGCAAAGGGCTCATTTGGTGCCGGATCAAGAGGAAACCGAAGAAAAAGATGATAACGATAACGTATCGAAACCTAGTAGTCCCGATCAAAAACAAAGTCCTTGCGAAAATAATTGTCAAGAAATTACCAATAGATAA
- the LOC130896065 gene encoding dual 3',5'-cyclic-AMP and -GMP phosphodiesterase 11 isoform X5 has protein sequence MRKNSRLEPETMSKLALPLGKASPPVQWGPRRIVGLQLRNSGEDTRMPIDGTTTGSDSANRLPKHNHGNYGHSYDPEYAHMESWLDEHPDFVNDYFLRKATRQIVEQWQVSHATPTSSSVELSSPSHNNQSRASSGATTPVRKISAHEFERSGLLKPMINTIDGQPTFLTSENQTPAATGSPTLGRRQRRSRHELRQMDEKDLIFELVKDICNELEIRSLCHKILQNVCMLLNADRGSLFLVEGDKYSGCPVAPGHYRDRCLVSKLFDVCSKSTLVEIEKKEEIKIPLGTGIVGYVAESGEPVNIPDAYQDERFNHEVDSRTGYRTKSLLCMPIKDTNGDVIGVAQVINKVGDQPFTKTDEEIFSKYLQFCGIGLRNAHLYEKSQLEIKRNQVLLDLARMIFQEQSTLEHVVYRILLHAQSLIQCQRVQILLTHQDSCASFSRVFDFEENDVNIIESGESRNSPLEGRFPINLGITGHVATTGETVNLTNVYDDSRFDPEADQGTNFKHKTVLCMPIKNSKNKIIGVIQLINKFNDLPFTQNDENFVEAFAIFCGMGIHNTRMYEEATTAVAKQKVILDVLSYHATASVEEAQRLRCNKYFFDDADHVRKLSVVSRNDLRVPSNVKFGLLDFAFDDIRLSDDDTLTACLRMFLDLSLVETFHIDFDVLCRWLLSVKKNYRDVTYHNWRHAFNVGQMMYSILHATRWWEYLGSIECLALMIACLCHDLDHRGTNNSFQMKIHSPIAQLYSTSTMEHHHFDQCLMILNSLQLLSNLTPEQHSRVIRVLEEAILATDLAIYFKKRVDFFKIASEGLNWKREEHKESVRGMLMTVCDLAAITKPWEVEKRIAELVSAEFFEQGDLERETLNVTPMDIMDRTKAEKLPIMQINFIDSICLPIYEAFADLSENLQPLLDGVKQNRDHWLEEAQRAHLVPDQEETEEKDDNDNVSKPSSPDQKQSPCENNCQEITNR, from the exons gCTTACAACTACGTAACAGTGGGGAGGATACGCGAATGCCGATAGATGGAACCACAACGGGTTCGGATTCTGCCAATAGGCTTCCGAAACATAACCACGGCAATTATGGACATTCGTATGATCCAGAATATGCTCACATGGAATCGTGGTTGGACGAACATCCCGATTTCGTCAATGATTATTTCCTGAG AAAAGCTACTCGTCAAATAGTGGAACAATGGCAAGTCTCTCACGCGACTCCTACGTCGTCTAGCGTCGAACTTTCATCGCCTTCGCATAACAACCAATCGCGCGCGAGTTCCGGCGCTACGACACCAGTACGCAAAATATCTGCGCACGAATTCGAACGCAGCGGTTTATTAAAACCGATGATTAACACCATAGATGGACAACCGACGTTTCTGACCAGCGAGAACCAAACACCGGCAGCGACTGGTAGTCCCACGCTCGGTAGAAGACAGAGGAGGTCTAGGCATGAACTTAGGCAGATGGACGAGAAAGATCTCATTTTTGAGTTG GTCAAAGATATCTGTAATGAATTGGAGATTCGATCGTTATGTCACAAAATCCTCCAGAACGTGTGTATGCTGCTTAACGCCGATCGCGGTTCGCTGTTTTTGGTGGAAGGCGATAAATATAGCGGTTGTCCCGTCGCTCCAGGTCACTATAGGGATCGTTGTTTGGTGTCAAAATTATTCGACGTTTGTTCGAAAAGTACCTTAGtggaaattgagaaaaaagaaGAGATCAAGATTCCTCTGGGAACTGGTATTGTGGGATACGTAGCCGAGAGTGGGGAACCCGTCAATATACCAGATGCTTATCAG GACGAACGTTTTAATCATGAGGTAGATAGTAGGACGGGCTACAGGACGAAATCCTTATTATGCATGCCCATCAAAGACACCAACGGTGACGTCATTGGTGTAGCGCAG GTTATAAACAAAGTTGGTGATCAACCATTCACGAAAACCGACgaagaaatattttccaaatacctACAGTTCTGCGGTATCGGCCTCCGAAACGCGCACCTCTACGAAAAATCCCAGTTAGAAATAAAAAGGAATCAAGTCCTTTTAGATTTGGCCAGGATGATATTCCAAGAACAGTCTACGTTGGAGCACGTGGTTTATAGAATTTTACTGCACGCACAAAGTCTTATTCAATGCCAAAGAGTACAG attCTTTTAACGCATCAAGATTCATGCGCTAGTTTCTCGAgagtttttgattttgaagaaaacgATGTTAATATTATCGAATCTGGAGAGAGTAGAAATAG TCCATTGGAAGGGAGATTTCCAATTAATTTGGGAATAACCGGACACGTAGCTACTACGGGGGAG aCTGTGAATCTAACGAACGTGTACGACGATTCACGATTCGATCCCGAAGCGGACCAAGGTACAAACTTTAAACACAAGACGGTTTTGTGTATGCCGATAAAGaacagcaaaaataaaataatcggCGTTAtacaattgataaataaattcaacGATCTTCCTTTTACGCAAAACGACGAAAATTTCGTGGAGGCGTTCGCCATCTTCTGCGGCATGGGTATACACAACACGAGGATGTACGAGGAGGCTACTACGGCCGTTGCTAAACAGAAAGTTATTTTGGACGTGCTGTCCTATCATGCGACCGCCAGTGTTGAGGAAGCCCAAAGATTAAGG TGTAATAAGTATTTCTTCGACGACGCGGACCACGTCAGGAAACTTTCAGTAGTGTCTCGAAAC GATTTGAGGGTACCGTCAAACGTAAAGTTTGGGCTTCTCGATTTCGCTTTTGATGACATCCGTTTAAGTGATGACGATACTCTAACC gCTTGTTTAAGAATGTTCCTTGAtctcagtctcgtcgaaacgttCCACATAGATTTCGACGTATTATGTAGATGGTTATTATCGgttaagaaaaattatagaGACGTGACTTATCACAATTGGCGACACGCTTTCAACGTGGGTCAAATGATGTATTCAATATTACAC GCTACTAGATGGTGGGAGTACCTCGGATCGATTGAATGTCTCGCTCTTATGATCGCTTGTCTTTGTCACGATCTGGACCATAGGGGAACCAACAATTCTTTTCAGATGAA aattcATTCGCCGATAGCGCAACTTTATTCCACTTCTACTATGGAACATCACCACTTCGATCAGTGTTTGATGATATTGAATTCACTTCAGCTTCTGTCGAATCTTACGCCGGAGCAACATTCGAGGGTGATCAGGGTATTAGAAGAAGCCATTTTAGCTACGGATTTGGCGATATATTTTAA GAAACGtgtcgattttttcaaaatagccaGTGAGGGTTTGAATTGGAAACGGGAGGAGCACAAAGAATCTGTTAGGGGTATGTTAATGACAGTCTGTGATTTAGCGGCCATAACGAAACCGTGGGAAGTAGAAAAACGAATAGCAGAATTAGTTAGTGCAGAATTTTTCGAACAGGGCGATTTGGAAAGGGAAACGTTGAATGTTACACCAATG GATATAATGGATAGGACCAAAGCTGAAAAACTACCTATTATGCAGATCAACTTTATCGACTCGATTTGCCTACCTATATACGAG GCTTTTGCGGATCTTTCTGAAAATTTGCAACCGCTCCTCGATGGGGTTAAACAAAACCGCGATCATTGGTTAGAAGAGGCGCAAAGGGCTCATTTGGTGCCGGATCAAGAGGAAACCGAAGAAAAAGATGATAACGATAACGTATCGAAACCTAGTAGTCCCGATCAAAAACAAAGTCCTTGCGAAAATAATTGTCAAGAAATTACCAATAGATAA
- the LOC130896065 gene encoding dual 3',5'-cyclic-AMP and -GMP phosphodiesterase 11 isoform X12, giving the protein MPIDGTTTGSDSANRLPKHNHGNYGHSYDPEYAHMESWLDEHPDFVNDYFLRKATRQIVEQWQVSHATPTSSSVELSSPSHNNQSRASSGATTPVRKISAHEFERSGLLKPMINTIDGQPTFLTSENQTPAATGSPTLGRRQRRSRHELRQMDEKDLIFELVKDICNELEIRSLCHKILQNVCMLLNADRGSLFLVEGDKYSGCPVAPGHYRDRCLVSKLFDVCSKSTLVEIEKKEEIKIPLGTGIVGYVAESGEPVNIPDAYQDERFNHEVDSRTGYRTKSLLCMPIKDTNGDVIGVAQVINKVGDQPFTKTDEEIFSKYLQFCGIGLRNAHLYEKSQLEIKRNQVLLDLARMIFQEQSTLEHVVYRILLHAQSLIQCQRVQILLTHQDSCASFSRVFDFEENDVNIIESGESRNSPLEGRFPINLGITGHVATTGETVNLTNVYDDSRFDPEADQGTNFKHKTVLCMPIKNSKNKIIGVIQLINKFNDLPFTQNDENFVEAFAIFCGMGIHNTRMYEEATTAVAKQKVILDVLSYHATASVEEAQRLRCNKYFFDDADHVRKLSVVSRNDLRVPSNVKFGLLDFAFDDIRLSDDDTLTACLRMFLDLSLVETFHIDFDVLCRWLLSVKKNYRDVTYHNWRHAFNVGQMMYSILHATRWWEYLGSIECLALMIACLCHDLDHRGTNNSFQMKIHSPIAQLYSTSTMEHHHFDQCLMILNSLQLLSNLTPEQHSRVIRVLEEAILATDLAIYFKKRVDFFKIASEGLNWKREEHKESVRGMLMTVCDLAAITKPWEVEKRIAELVSAEFFEQGDLERETLNVTPMDIMDRTKAEKLPIMQINFIDSICLPIYEAFADLSENLQPLLDGVKQNRDHWLEEAQRAHLVPDQEETEEKDDNDNVSKPSSPDQKQSPCENNCQEITNR; this is encoded by the exons ATGCCGATAGATGGAACCACAACGGGTTCGGATTCTGCCAATAGGCTTCCGAAACATAACCACGGCAATTATGGACATTCGTATGATCCAGAATATGCTCACATGGAATCGTGGTTGGACGAACATCCCGATTTCGTCAATGATTATTTCCTGAG AAAAGCTACTCGTCAAATAGTGGAACAATGGCAAGTCTCTCACGCGACTCCTACGTCGTCTAGCGTCGAACTTTCATCGCCTTCGCATAACAACCAATCGCGCGCGAGTTCCGGCGCTACGACACCAGTACGCAAAATATCTGCGCACGAATTCGAACGCAGCGGTTTATTAAAACCGATGATTAACACCATAGATGGACAACCGACGTTTCTGACCAGCGAGAACCAAACACCGGCAGCGACTGGTAGTCCCACGCTCGGTAGAAGACAGAGGAGGTCTAGGCATGAACTTAGGCAGATGGACGAGAAAGATCTCATTTTTGAGTTG GTCAAAGATATCTGTAATGAATTGGAGATTCGATCGTTATGTCACAAAATCCTCCAGAACGTGTGTATGCTGCTTAACGCCGATCGCGGTTCGCTGTTTTTGGTGGAAGGCGATAAATATAGCGGTTGTCCCGTCGCTCCAGGTCACTATAGGGATCGTTGTTTGGTGTCAAAATTATTCGACGTTTGTTCGAAAAGTACCTTAGtggaaattgagaaaaaagaaGAGATCAAGATTCCTCTGGGAACTGGTATTGTGGGATACGTAGCCGAGAGTGGGGAACCCGTCAATATACCAGATGCTTATCAG GACGAACGTTTTAATCATGAGGTAGATAGTAGGACGGGCTACAGGACGAAATCCTTATTATGCATGCCCATCAAAGACACCAACGGTGACGTCATTGGTGTAGCGCAG GTTATAAACAAAGTTGGTGATCAACCATTCACGAAAACCGACgaagaaatattttccaaatacctACAGTTCTGCGGTATCGGCCTCCGAAACGCGCACCTCTACGAAAAATCCCAGTTAGAAATAAAAAGGAATCAAGTCCTTTTAGATTTGGCCAGGATGATATTCCAAGAACAGTCTACGTTGGAGCACGTGGTTTATAGAATTTTACTGCACGCACAAAGTCTTATTCAATGCCAAAGAGTACAG attCTTTTAACGCATCAAGATTCATGCGCTAGTTTCTCGAgagtttttgattttgaagaaaacgATGTTAATATTATCGAATCTGGAGAGAGTAGAAATAG TCCATTGGAAGGGAGATTTCCAATTAATTTGGGAATAACCGGACACGTAGCTACTACGGGGGAG aCTGTGAATCTAACGAACGTGTACGACGATTCACGATTCGATCCCGAAGCGGACCAAGGTACAAACTTTAAACACAAGACGGTTTTGTGTATGCCGATAAAGaacagcaaaaataaaataatcggCGTTAtacaattgataaataaattcaacGATCTTCCTTTTACGCAAAACGACGAAAATTTCGTGGAGGCGTTCGCCATCTTCTGCGGCATGGGTATACACAACACGAGGATGTACGAGGAGGCTACTACGGCCGTTGCTAAACAGAAAGTTATTTTGGACGTGCTGTCCTATCATGCGACCGCCAGTGTTGAGGAAGCCCAAAGATTAAGG TGTAATAAGTATTTCTTCGACGACGCGGACCACGTCAGGAAACTTTCAGTAGTGTCTCGAAAC GATTTGAGGGTACCGTCAAACGTAAAGTTTGGGCTTCTCGATTTCGCTTTTGATGACATCCGTTTAAGTGATGACGATACTCTAACC gCTTGTTTAAGAATGTTCCTTGAtctcagtctcgtcgaaacgttCCACATAGATTTCGACGTATTATGTAGATGGTTATTATCGgttaagaaaaattatagaGACGTGACTTATCACAATTGGCGACACGCTTTCAACGTGGGTCAAATGATGTATTCAATATTACAC GCTACTAGATGGTGGGAGTACCTCGGATCGATTGAATGTCTCGCTCTTATGATCGCTTGTCTTTGTCACGATCTGGACCATAGGGGAACCAACAATTCTTTTCAGATGAA aattcATTCGCCGATAGCGCAACTTTATTCCACTTCTACTATGGAACATCACCACTTCGATCAGTGTTTGATGATATTGAATTCACTTCAGCTTCTGTCGAATCTTACGCCGGAGCAACATTCGAGGGTGATCAGGGTATTAGAAGAAGCCATTTTAGCTACGGATTTGGCGATATATTTTAA GAAACGtgtcgattttttcaaaatagccaGTGAGGGTTTGAATTGGAAACGGGAGGAGCACAAAGAATCTGTTAGGGGTATGTTAATGACAGTCTGTGATTTAGCGGCCATAACGAAACCGTGGGAAGTAGAAAAACGAATAGCAGAATTAGTTAGTGCAGAATTTTTCGAACAGGGCGATTTGGAAAGGGAAACGTTGAATGTTACACCAATG GATATAATGGATAGGACCAAAGCTGAAAAACTACCTATTATGCAGATCAACTTTATCGACTCGATTTGCCTACCTATATACGAG GCTTTTGCGGATCTTTCTGAAAATTTGCAACCGCTCCTCGATGGGGTTAAACAAAACCGCGATCATTGGTTAGAAGAGGCGCAAAGGGCTCATTTGGTGCCGGATCAAGAGGAAACCGAAGAAAAAGATGATAACGATAACGTATCGAAACCTAGTAGTCCCGATCAAAAACAAAGTCCTTGCGAAAATAATTGTCAAGAAATTACCAATAGATAA